From Streptomyces sp. NBC_01460, a single genomic window includes:
- a CDS encoding GntR family transcriptional regulator, with product MGADGGSSTSETGTGAGARTARVPKYYRLKRHLLDMTDTMPPGTPVPPERTLAAEFDTSRTTVRQALQELVVEGRLERIQGKGTFVAKPKVSQALQLTSYTEDMRAQGLEPTSQLLDIGYVTADDTLAGLLDITAGGRVLRIERLRLASGEPMAIETTHLSAKRFPALRRSLVKYTSLYTALSEVYDVRLAEAEETIETSLATPREAGLLGTDVGLPMLMLSRHSIDGHGEPVEWVRSVYRGDRYKFVARLKRPTD from the coding sequence ATGGGTGCCGACGGGGGCAGCAGTACGAGCGAGACCGGCACGGGTGCGGGTGCGCGTACGGCACGCGTCCCGAAGTACTACCGGCTCAAGCGCCATCTCCTCGACATGACGGACACCATGCCGCCCGGCACCCCCGTGCCGCCCGAGCGGACCCTGGCCGCGGAGTTCGACACCTCGCGCACCACGGTGCGCCAGGCCCTCCAGGAGCTGGTGGTCGAGGGCCGGCTGGAACGCATCCAGGGCAAGGGCACCTTCGTCGCCAAGCCGAAGGTCTCCCAGGCCCTGCAACTCACCTCGTACACCGAGGACATGCGCGCCCAGGGCCTGGAACCCACCTCCCAGCTGCTGGACATCGGCTACGTCACGGCGGACGACACGCTCGCCGGGCTGCTGGACATCACGGCGGGCGGGCGGGTGCTGCGGATCGAGCGGCTCCGGCTGGCCAGCGGCGAACCGATGGCCATCGAGACGACACACCTCTCGGCCAAGCGCTTCCCCGCGCTGCGCCGTTCACTGGTGAAGTACACCTCGCTCTACACCGCTCTGTCGGAGGTGTACGACGTCCGGCTCGCCGAGGCGGAGGAGACCATCGAGACCTCGCTCGCCACGCCGCGCGAGGCCGGGCTGCTCGGCACGGACGTCGGCCTCCCCATGCTCATGCTGTCCCGGCACTCGATCGACGGGCACGGCGAACCGGTGGAGTGGGTGCGCTCGGTGTACCGGGGCGACCGGTACAAGTTCGTGGCCCGCCTGAAGCGTCCCACCGACTGA
- a CDS encoding sugar ABC transporter substrate-binding protein yields the protein MKRKLIAAVGVAAMMTGIAACGGDSNDNASKDPKDRTESLTVWLMVDAQSTWPELVKDVNAQFKKKYPKVKVNVQYQQWADKAKKLDTALGGDKFPDVVELGNTETMQYILNGALAEIDPKKYDNSDTWIKGLKDTCTFEGKQFCVPYYAGARVAIYNKDMLKKGTGSDVLPQTEDELLTALDKVSAEYNKKDKRFSSLYLPGRYWYAAMSYVAGYGGSIAEYDEGAKEWKGNLSSPESQKGIEHFVNLVKKYNKADQTKDEQDHANVMANEKTALIYGNGWEAGSVVDGANNGNPKLEGKIGTAGMPGPDGKALPSFIGGSDLAVTAKSKVTDLGEEWVSLFTSEKSQEVLTSKNILPNNEKQLEPLKSKPETAAVANAVPDAWFTPIAPGWTSIEKEEVLENMLLEILKGTSVADAAKKADDKINELINK from the coding sequence ATGAAGCGCAAGCTCATTGCGGCAGTAGGCGTCGCAGCGATGATGACCGGAATCGCGGCGTGTGGTGGGGACAGTAATGACAACGCCTCGAAGGACCCGAAGGACCGTACCGAGAGCCTGACGGTCTGGCTCATGGTCGACGCGCAGAGCACCTGGCCGGAACTGGTCAAGGACGTCAACGCGCAGTTCAAGAAGAAGTACCCCAAGGTGAAGGTCAACGTCCAGTACCAGCAGTGGGCGGACAAGGCCAAGAAGCTCGACACGGCCCTCGGTGGCGACAAGTTCCCGGACGTCGTCGAGCTCGGCAACACCGAGACGATGCAGTACATCCTCAACGGCGCGCTGGCCGAGATCGACCCCAAGAAGTACGACAACTCGGACACCTGGATCAAGGGTCTGAAGGACACCTGCACCTTCGAGGGCAAGCAGTTCTGCGTGCCCTACTACGCGGGCGCCCGTGTCGCGATCTACAACAAGGACATGCTCAAGAAGGGCACGGGCAGCGATGTCCTCCCGCAGACCGAGGACGAGCTGCTCACCGCGCTCGACAAGGTCTCGGCGGAGTACAACAAGAAGGACAAGCGCTTCTCGTCCCTCTACCTGCCGGGCCGTTACTGGTACGCGGCCATGTCCTACGTCGCGGGCTACGGCGGCTCCATCGCCGAGTACGACGAGGGTGCGAAGGAGTGGAAGGGCAACCTCTCCTCCCCCGAGTCCCAGAAGGGCATCGAGCACTTCGTCAACCTGGTCAAGAAGTACAACAAGGCCGACCAGACCAAGGACGAGCAGGACCACGCCAACGTCATGGCCAACGAGAAGACGGCCCTGATCTACGGCAACGGCTGGGAGGCCGGCTCGGTCGTCGACGGTGCCAACAACGGCAACCCGAAGCTCGAGGGCAAGATCGGAACGGCCGGCATGCCCGGCCCGGACGGCAAGGCGCTCCCGTCCTTCATCGGCGGCTCCGACCTCGCGGTGACCGCGAAGTCGAAGGTCACCGACCTGGGTGAGGAGTGGGTCTCCCTCTTCACCAGCGAGAAGTCGCAGGAGGTGCTCACCTCCAAGAACATCCTCCCGAACAACGAGAAGCAGCTCGAGCCGCTGAAGTCCAAGCCGGAGACGGCCGCCGTCGCCAACGCCGTGCCGGACGCCTGGTTCACGCCGATCGCGCCGGGCTGGACCTCCATCGAGAAGGAGGAGGTCCTGGAGAACATGCTCCTGGAGATCCTCAAGGGCACCTCGGTGGCCGACGCCGCCAAGAAGGCCGACGACAAGATCAACGAGCTGATCAACAAGTAG
- a CDS encoding carbohydrate ABC transporter permease translates to MTAADTKAAGPPVPVPRVPEKTGTSPAPQEAAGPRPKRQRRKGELLPYLLILPAILAIAAVYVYPLVKTVIMSFQDLGRAALWGNGETPWVGFEQFTNILGDPDFWAVVGRTVVFMTICVVLTMGIGLLIALMMLRVSTWVRIVLTVALIAAWSMPLMVAASVFRWLSDSDYGLINTLLANITGDEDRWLGHNWFLDPWQGFGIITLLVVWGAIPFVVITMYAALTQVPKELEEAASLDGATAYGVYRYVTWPVIKPVFTMVATLSVIWDFNVFGQIWLLRGNKPEPDYETLGLYSFSKAFESTSFSQGSAIALITVLMLSGVAVYYLRQLIKTGEVE, encoded by the coding sequence GTGACTGCTGCCGACACCAAGGCCGCCGGTCCACCGGTCCCCGTACCGCGTGTCCCGGAGAAGACCGGGACCTCGCCCGCCCCGCAGGAAGCCGCCGGGCCGCGCCCGAAGAGACAGCGCAGGAAGGGAGAGCTGCTTCCCTATCTCCTGATCCTGCCGGCGATCCTGGCGATCGCCGCCGTCTACGTCTACCCGCTGGTCAAGACCGTGATCATGTCCTTCCAGGACCTGGGACGGGCGGCGCTCTGGGGCAACGGCGAGACCCCGTGGGTCGGCTTCGAGCAGTTCACCAACATCCTCGGCGACCCGGACTTCTGGGCGGTCGTCGGCCGGACCGTCGTCTTCATGACCATCTGCGTCGTGCTGACGATGGGCATCGGCCTGCTGATCGCCCTGATGATGCTCCGGGTCTCCACCTGGGTGCGGATCGTCCTCACGGTGGCGCTGATCGCCGCCTGGTCGATGCCGCTGATGGTCGCCGCGTCGGTCTTCCGCTGGCTCTCCGACTCCGACTACGGCCTGATCAACACGCTGCTCGCGAACATCACGGGCGACGAGGACCGGTGGCTCGGCCACAACTGGTTCCTCGACCCCTGGCAGGGCTTCGGCATCATCACGCTGCTGGTCGTCTGGGGCGCCATCCCGTTCGTCGTGATCACGATGTACGCGGCCCTCACCCAGGTCCCCAAGGAGCTGGAGGAGGCCGCCTCCCTGGACGGGGCCACGGCGTACGGCGTCTACCGCTACGTGACCTGGCCCGTCATCAAGCCGGTCTTCACGATGGTCGCCACGCTCTCGGTCATCTGGGACTTCAACGTGTTCGGCCAGATCTGGCTGCTGCGCGGCAACAAGCCCGAGCCCGACTACGAGACCCTCGGCCTCTACTCGTTCTCCAAGGCGTTCGAGTCCACCTCGTTCAGTCAGGGCAGCGCGATCGCGCTGATCACCGTCCTGATGCTCTCCGGTGTCGCCGTGTACTACCTGCGCCAGCTGATCAAGACGGGAGAGGTCGAATGA
- a CDS encoding carbohydrate ABC transporter permease encodes MSASTTTDRPAQVLRPDRKRNRLGYNVLALVTAALMAFPVYWLIVSSLRPNHEIRSYDQTLWPSSLTFDNFARAVKQDNFGTAIQSSLIVSVTAVVGGMIIATLAALAIGRFRFFGRKALMMIMILVQMLPPTAMLIPIYLQLNALGGIDEYWGLIVVYLVSTLPFATIMIRGFVINIPVELEESAMVDGCTRMGAFRRVIFPLLAPGLAAASIFALVNAWNEYLFAYILINDNSKYTLNVWLMTFTTERGTDYGALMAASTLISIPVVIFFMIIQGKMATGLTSGAVKG; translated from the coding sequence ATGAGTGCCTCCACGACCACGGACAGGCCGGCCCAGGTCCTGAGGCCCGACCGCAAGCGGAACCGCCTCGGCTACAACGTCCTGGCACTGGTCACGGCCGCGCTGATGGCCTTCCCGGTCTACTGGCTGATCGTCAGCTCACTGCGGCCCAACCACGAGATCCGGTCCTACGACCAGACGCTGTGGCCGTCCTCCCTCACCTTCGACAACTTCGCGCGAGCGGTGAAGCAGGACAACTTCGGCACGGCGATCCAGTCGAGTCTCATCGTCTCGGTCACCGCCGTCGTCGGCGGGATGATTATCGCGACCCTCGCGGCGCTCGCCATCGGACGCTTCCGCTTCTTCGGACGGAAGGCGCTGATGATGATCATGATCCTCGTCCAGATGCTGCCGCCGACCGCGATGCTGATCCCGATCTACCTCCAGCTCAACGCGCTGGGAGGCATCGACGAGTACTGGGGACTCATCGTCGTCTACCTGGTGTCCACGCTCCCGTTCGCGACCATCATGATCCGCGGATTCGTGATCAACATCCCGGTGGAGCTCGAGGAGTCCGCGATGGTGGACGGCTGCACCCGCATGGGGGCCTTCCGCCGGGTCATCTTCCCGCTGCTGGCACCGGGACTGGCCGCCGCGTCCATCTTCGCGCTGGTCAACGCGTGGAACGAGTACCTCTTCGCGTACATCCTGATCAACGACAACTCCAAGTACACGCTCAACGTGTGGCTCATGACCTTCACCACGGAGCGCGGAACGGACTACGGCGCCCTGATGGCGGCCTCCACACTGATCTCCATCCCGGTCGTCATCTTCTTCATGATCATCCAGGGGAAGATGGCTACGGGGCTCACCTCCGGCGCCGTGAAGGGATAA
- a CDS encoding glycoside hydrolase family 3 protein: MTTLVSTTDTVTRDALAVLQPGFTGTSAPDWLLRRVGEGLASVGLFGRNIHSPEQLAALTARLRAERDDVLVAIDEEGGDVTRLEVRNGSSFPGNLALGSVDDVDLTRAVAQELGRRLAECGVNLNWAPSADVNSNPGNPVIGVRSFGADTALAARHTAAYVEGLQAAGVAACTKHFPGHGDTAVDSHHSLPRIDVDLDTLHARELVPFRAAIAAGSKSVMSAHILLPALDPTRPATLSPQILTGLLRQELGYDGLIVTDGMEMDAIAGTYGIERGSVLAIAAGADAICVGGGLADEDTVLRLRDALVAAVRTGELPEERLADAAARVRALASWTQRVRGAAPEPGADMQEGTAPGAGAGIGLVAARRAVRITGTAEPLTEPAYVAALTPVANIAVGHETPWGVAAELSRILPGTETDTYDGGSPEPGAEVLRAAGERRIVAVVRDAHRHAWMSEALDAVLAARPDTVVVEMGLPEAPPRGALHIVTHGAARVCGVAAAEAITGTGA, encoded by the coding sequence ATGACCACCCTCGTATCCACCACGGACACCGTCACCCGCGACGCTCTCGCCGTCCTCCAGCCGGGCTTCACCGGTACGAGCGCCCCCGACTGGCTCCTGCGCAGGGTCGGCGAAGGTCTCGCCTCCGTCGGACTGTTCGGCCGGAACATCCACTCTCCCGAGCAGCTCGCCGCCCTCACGGCCCGGCTGCGCGCCGAGCGGGACGACGTGCTCGTCGCGATCGACGAGGAGGGCGGCGACGTCACCCGGCTGGAGGTCCGCAACGGCTCCTCCTTCCCCGGCAACCTCGCCCTCGGTTCCGTCGACGACGTGGACCTGACCAGGGCCGTCGCCCAGGAGCTCGGCCGCCGGCTGGCCGAGTGCGGGGTCAACCTCAACTGGGCCCCGTCCGCGGACGTCAACTCCAATCCGGGCAACCCGGTCATCGGTGTGCGGTCCTTCGGTGCCGACACCGCGCTCGCCGCCCGGCACACCGCCGCGTACGTGGAGGGGCTCCAGGCCGCCGGCGTCGCCGCCTGCACCAAGCACTTCCCCGGGCACGGCGACACCGCGGTCGACTCGCACCACTCGCTGCCCCGCATCGATGTGGACCTGGACACCCTGCACGCCCGTGAGCTGGTGCCCTTCCGCGCGGCCATCGCGGCGGGTTCCAAATCGGTGATGAGTGCACATATCCTGCTTCCCGCACTCGACCCGACCCGTCCGGCGACCCTGAGCCCGCAGATCCTCACCGGTCTGCTGCGCCAGGAGCTGGGCTACGACGGGCTGATCGTCACCGACGGCATGGAGATGGACGCCATCGCCGGGACGTACGGCATCGAGCGCGGATCCGTCCTCGCCATCGCCGCGGGCGCCGACGCCATCTGTGTCGGAGGCGGGCTGGCCGACGAGGACACCGTGCTGCGGCTGCGCGACGCGCTGGTGGCGGCGGTACGGACCGGTGAACTGCCCGAGGAGCGGCTGGCCGACGCGGCCGCACGTGTACGGGCCCTCGCGTCCTGGACGCAGAGGGTCAGGGGGGCTGCCCCGGAGCCGGGCGCGGACATGCAGGAGGGGACCGCGCCCGGCGCCGGAGCCGGGATCGGACTGGTCGCGGCCCGACGGGCCGTGAGGATCACGGGTACCGCCGAACCGCTGACCGAGCCGGCGTACGTCGCCGCCCTCACCCCGGTCGCCAACATCGCGGTGGGCCACGAGACGCCCTGGGGCGTGGCGGCCGAGCTGTCGCGGATCCTGCCCGGCACGGAGACGGACACCTACGACGGCGGGAGCCCGGAGCCGGGCGCCGAGGTGCTCAGGGCGGCGGGGGAGCGGCGCATCGTCGCCGTCGTCCGCGACGCCCACCGGCACGCGTGGATGAGCGAGGCGCTGGACGCCGTGCTGGCGGCCCGTCCCGACACGGTCGTGGTCGAGATGGGCCTGCCCGAGGCGCCGCCCCGGGGCGCGCTGCACATCGTCACCCACGGCGCCGCACGGGTGTGCGGGGTCGCGGCGGCGGAGGCGATCACGGGGACGGGGGCCTGA
- the nagB gene encoding glucosamine-6-phosphate deaminase → MEVVIVPDATAGGELIAEAIAALLSRKPDALLGVATGSTPLPIYQALTAKVRSGAVDVSRARICQLDEYVGLPAGHPESYRSVVLREVIEPLGLSEASFMGPDGSAEDVQAACEAYDKALAEAGGVDLQLLGIGTDGHIGFNEPCSSLASRTRIKTLTEQTRIDNARFFDDDIEQVPHHVITQGIGTILESRHPVLLATGEGKADAVAQTVEGPIASIVPASALQLHPHATVVVDEAAASKLKLADYFRATYAAKPPWQGL, encoded by the coding sequence GTGGAAGTTGTCATCGTCCCGGACGCCACGGCAGGCGGCGAGCTCATCGCGGAGGCCATCGCCGCCCTGCTGAGCCGCAAGCCCGACGCCCTGCTCGGTGTCGCCACCGGCTCGACCCCGCTGCCCATCTACCAGGCCCTGACGGCGAAGGTCCGCTCCGGCGCCGTCGACGTCTCGCGCGCCCGGATCTGCCAGCTCGACGAGTACGTCGGACTCCCCGCCGGCCACCCCGAGTCCTACCGCTCGGTCGTGCTCCGCGAGGTCATCGAGCCGCTCGGACTGTCCGAAGCGTCCTTCATGGGCCCGGACGGCTCCGCCGAGGACGTCCAGGCCGCCTGCGAGGCGTACGACAAGGCGCTCGCCGAGGCCGGCGGGGTGGACCTCCAGCTGCTCGGCATCGGCACCGACGGGCACATCGGCTTCAACGAGCCGTGCTCCTCGCTCGCCTCCCGCACCCGGATCAAGACCCTCACCGAGCAGACCCGGATCGACAACGCGCGCTTCTTCGACGACGACATCGAGCAGGTGCCGCACCACGTCATCACCCAGGGGATCGGGACCATCCTGGAGTCCCGCCACCCGGTCCTGCTGGCCACCGGCGAAGGCAAGGCCGACGCCGTGGCGCAGACCGTCGAGGGCCCGATCGCCTCGATCGTGCCGGCCTCGGCACTGCAGCTGCACCCGCACGCCACGGTCGTGGTCGACGAGGCGGCGGCGTCGAAGCTGAAGCTGGCCGACTACTTCCGCGCCACGTACGCCGCGAAGCCGCCGTGGCAGGGCCTGTAG
- a CDS encoding sensor histidine kinase — protein MNDLVRQHTALSDTDLEWLHLLVSEWQLLSDLSFADLVLWVPTRDGTRYVSVAQMRPNTGPTSYQDDMVGHLVPRGRRPLLDAALDEGRIVREGDPEWREEVPVRVESIPVRREGRILGVIARNTNLLTVRTPSRLELTYLQSASDLAQMIAAGSFPFPGQQVDMDASPRVGDGLIRLDADGVVQYASPNGLSAYHRLGLASDLVGHNLGATTAELAPSRGPVDEALVKVASGYAPREFEVEGAGGVIQLRAIPLKPKGVRIGSLVLLRDVTELRRRERELITKDATIREIHHRVKNNLQTVAALLRLQARRMDSERGREALNEAVRRVGSIAIVHETLSQNLDERVEFDEIADRVIAMVAEISPGKVTCRRTGRFGILDAEVATPLAMVLTEVLQNALEHAFTVAEHGTVEVSAVRGGSPAEGRLLITVTDDGRGLPEGFDPQRAGNLGLQIVRTLVVGELGGTFGMVPAPERGTQVVLDIPVQNDK, from the coding sequence ATGAACGATCTGGTCCGCCAGCACACCGCCCTCAGTGACACCGACCTCGAGTGGCTCCACCTGCTGGTCTCGGAGTGGCAGCTGCTCTCCGATCTCTCCTTCGCCGACCTGGTCCTGTGGGTTCCCACCCGCGACGGGACCCGCTACGTCTCCGTGGCGCAGATGCGGCCCAACACCGGCCCGACGTCCTACCAGGACGACATGGTCGGCCACCTCGTGCCGCGCGGCCGCCGGCCGCTGCTGGACGCCGCCCTGGACGAGGGCCGCATCGTGCGCGAGGGGGACCCGGAGTGGCGGGAGGAGGTGCCCGTCCGGGTCGAGTCGATCCCCGTGCGGAGGGAGGGCCGGATCCTCGGGGTCATCGCCCGCAACACCAACCTCCTCACCGTGCGCACGCCCTCCCGGCTGGAGCTCACCTATCTCCAGTCCGCCTCCGACCTTGCCCAGATGATCGCCGCCGGGTCCTTCCCCTTCCCCGGCCAGCAGGTCGACATGGACGCGTCGCCGCGCGTGGGTGACGGGCTGATCAGGCTCGACGCCGACGGCGTCGTGCAGTACGCCAGCCCCAACGGCCTCTCCGCCTACCACCGGCTGGGCCTCGCCTCGGACCTCGTCGGCCACAACCTCGGCGCCACGACCGCCGAACTCGCCCCGTCGCGCGGCCCGGTGGACGAGGCCCTCGTCAAGGTGGCGAGCGGGTACGCGCCCAGGGAGTTCGAGGTCGAGGGCGCGGGCGGGGTCATCCAGCTGCGCGCGATTCCGCTCAAGCCCAAGGGGGTGCGCATCGGGTCGCTGGTGCTGCTGCGCGACGTCACCGAACTACGGCGCCGTGAGCGGGAACTGATCACGAAGGACGCCACCATCCGGGAGATCCACCACCGGGTGAAGAACAACCTGCAGACGGTGGCCGCCCTGTTGCGTCTCCAGGCGCGTCGGATGGACTCGGAGCGGGGCCGTGAGGCTCTCAACGAGGCGGTACGGCGCGTCGGTTCGATCGCGATCGTCCATGAGACGCTGTCCCAGAATCTGGACGAGCGGGTCGAGTTCGACGAGATCGCCGACCGGGTGATCGCGATGGTCGCCGAGATCTCACCAGGGAAGGTCACCTGCCGTCGCACGGGGCGCTTCGGGATCCTCGACGCGGAGGTGGCCACTCCGCTTGCGATGGTGCTCACCGAGGTGCTGCAGAACGCGCTGGAGCACGCGTTCACCGTGGCCGAACACGGCACCGTGGAGGTCTCCGCGGTGCGCGGCGGCTCACCGGCCGAGGGGCGGCTCCTGATCACGGTGACGGACGACGGGCGCGGGCTGCCCGAAGGGTTCGATCCCCAGCGGGCCGGCAACCTGGGCCTCCAGATCGTACGGACGCTGGTGGTGGGTGAGCTCGGCGGCACCTTCGGCATGGTCCCGGCCCCCGAACGCGGCACCCAGGTGGTGCTCGACATCCCCGTGCAGAACGACAAGTAG
- a CDS encoding WhiB family transcriptional regulator, which translates to MDWRHNAVCREEDPELFFPIGNTGPALLQIEEAKAVCRRCPVMEQCLQWALESGQDSGVWGGLSEDERRAMKRRAARNRARNASA; encoded by the coding sequence ATGGACTGGCGTCACAACGCCGTTTGTCGTGAGGAAGACCCCGAGCTGTTCTTCCCCATCGGCAACACCGGTCCTGCGCTGCTGCAGATCGAGGAAGCCAAGGCCGTCTGCCGTCGCTGCCCCGTCATGGAGCAGTGCCTGCAGTGGGCGCTCGAGTCCGGCCAGGACTCCGGCGTCTGGGGTGGCCTCAGCGAGGACGAGCGCCGCGCAATGAAGCGCCGTGCCGCTCGCAACCGGGCGCGTAACGCCAGCGCCTGA
- a CDS encoding diacylglycerol/lipid kinase family protein: MRALLVVNPAATTTSARTRDVLIHALASEMKLEAVTTEYRGHARDLGRRAADSDDIDLVVALGGDGTVNEVVNGLLHDGPDPEGLPSLAVVPGGSTNVFARALGIPNDAVEATGAILDALADRSERTVGLGLAAGTPGTADEAVPGRWFTFCAGLGFDAGVIGRVEQKRERGKRSTHALYVRQVLRQFMEDPHRRNGLITLEVPGQDPVTDLALSIICNTAPWTYLGNRPIYASPKASFDSALDILALKRLSTPAVTRYATQLLTSSPEKGPHGKHAVSLHDLTDFTLHSKAPLPFQMDGDHLGLRTSVTFTGVRRALRVIV, from the coding sequence ATGCGCGCACTCCTCGTGGTCAACCCAGCTGCCACCACTACCAGTGCGCGGACCCGTGACGTACTGATCCACGCCCTGGCCAGCGAGATGAAACTCGAGGCCGTGACCACCGAGTACCGCGGGCACGCCCGGGACCTGGGGCGACGGGCCGCCGACTCCGACGACATCGACCTGGTGGTCGCGCTCGGGGGTGACGGCACGGTCAACGAGGTGGTCAACGGGCTGCTGCACGACGGCCCCGATCCGGAGGGCCTGCCGAGCCTCGCCGTGGTCCCCGGCGGGTCCACCAACGTCTTCGCCCGGGCGCTGGGCATCCCCAACGACGCCGTCGAGGCGACGGGCGCCATCCTGGACGCCCTCGCCGACCGCAGCGAGCGCACGGTGGGCCTGGGCCTGGCGGCCGGCACCCCGGGCACGGCGGACGAGGCCGTTCCGGGACGCTGGTTCACCTTCTGCGCGGGGCTCGGTTTCGACGCGGGCGTCATCGGCAGGGTCGAACAGAAGCGCGAGCGGGGCAAGCGGTCGACCCACGCCCTGTACGTGCGCCAGGTGCTCCGGCAGTTCATGGAGGACCCGCACCGGCGCAACGGGCTGATCACCCTGGAGGTGCCCGGCCAGGACCCGGTCACGGACCTCGCGCTGTCGATAATCTGCAACACCGCGCCCTGGACCTACCTGGGGAACCGCCCGATATACGCCTCCCCGAAGGCCTCCTTCGACAGCGCCCTGGACATCCTCGCCCTCAAGCGCCTCTCCACCCCGGCCGTGACCCGGTACGCCACTCAGCTGCTCACTTCGAGCCCCGAGAAGGGCCCACACGGCAAGCACGCCGTCTCCTTGCACGACCTCACGGACTTCACCTTGCATTCAAAGGCTCCACTGCCCTTCCAGATGGACGGCGACCACCTGGGACTGCGTACAAGCGTGACGTTCACAGGCGTACGCCGTGCACTGCGTGTGATTGTGTGA
- a CDS encoding RNA polymerase sigma factor SigF, producing the protein MRDETIRSEAVRPAALPEQQARPHPEGGPDGADGAQGRPVAVEQSQAERAGQMSEHRHHDPHDRSGARALFIELRELPDGSAEKAELRNRLVRMHLPLVEHLARRFRNRGEPLDDLTQVATIGLIKSVDRFDPDRGVEFSTYATPTVVGEIKRHFRDKGWAVRVPRRLQELRLSLTTATAELSQQHGRSPTVHELAERLGISEEEVLEGLESANAYSTLSLDVPDTDDESPAVADTLGSEDEALEGVEYRESLKPLLEDLPPREKRILLLRFFGNMTQSQIAQEVGISQMHVSRLLARTLAQLRERLLVEE; encoded by the coding sequence GTGCGGGACGAGACGATCCGGTCGGAGGCGGTGCGCCCAGCGGCCCTCCCGGAACAGCAGGCCCGGCCGCACCCGGAGGGCGGGCCGGACGGTGCGGACGGCGCGCAGGGCCGTCCGGTCGCGGTGGAGCAGTCGCAGGCGGAGCGGGCGGGCCAGATGAGCGAGCACAGGCACCACGATCCACACGACCGCAGCGGGGCGCGGGCGCTCTTCATCGAGCTCCGGGAGCTTCCCGACGGCTCGGCGGAGAAGGCCGAGCTGCGCAACCGGCTGGTGCGGATGCACCTGCCGCTGGTCGAGCACCTGGCCCGCAGGTTCCGTAACCGCGGCGAGCCGCTGGACGACCTGACCCAGGTCGCCACGATCGGCCTGATCAAGTCGGTGGACCGGTTCGACCCGGACCGCGGCGTCGAGTTCTCGACGTACGCGACCCCGACGGTCGTCGGCGAGATCAAGCGCCACTTCCGGGACAAGGGCTGGGCGGTCCGGGTGCCCCGGCGCCTCCAGGAGCTGCGGCTGTCGCTGACCACGGCCACCGCCGAGCTCTCCCAGCAGCACGGCCGCTCCCCCACCGTGCACGAGCTGGCGGAGCGCCTGGGCATCTCCGAGGAGGAGGTCCTGGAGGGGCTGGAATCGGCCAATGCCTACAGCACGCTCTCGCTGGACGTCCCGGACACGGACGACGAGTCCCCGGCGGTCGCGGACACGCTGGGCTCCGAGGACGAGGCGCTGGAGGGCGTCGAGTACCGCGAGTCGCTCAAGCCGCTGCTGGAGGACCTCCCGCCGCGCGAGAAGCGGATCCTGCTGCTGCGCTTCTTCGGCAACATGACCCAGTCGCAGATCGCCCAGGAGGTCGGCATCTCCCAGATGCACGTCTCCCGGCTCCTCGCCCGCACGCTGGCACAGCTGCGCGAGCGGCTGCTCGTCGAGGAGTAG
- a CDS encoding anti-sigma regulatory factor, whose translation MSQIAGEPGNQDFVEVRLPAAGAYLSVLRTATAGLAARLDFTLDEIEDLRIAVDEACAILLQQAVPGSVLSCVFRLVGDSLEVTVSAPTTDGRAPERDTFAWTVLSALAGKVDSTVADDRTVSISLYKQRGAGPGPA comes from the coding sequence GTGTCCCAGATCGCAGGCGAGCCCGGGAACCAGGACTTCGTAGAGGTCCGGCTGCCCGCTGCGGGTGCCTACCTGTCGGTGCTGCGTACGGCCACGGCCGGTCTCGCAGCGCGCTTGGACTTCACTCTCGATGAGATCGAGGATCTCCGTATCGCGGTCGACGAGGCCTGCGCGATCCTGCTCCAGCAGGCCGTGCCGGGCTCCGTGCTCAGTTGCGTGTTCCGCCTCGTCGGCGATTCCCTCGAGGTGACCGTCTCGGCCCCCACGACGGACGGCCGCGCCCCGGAACGCGACACCTTCGCGTGGACGGTGCTCTCCGCACTGGCCGGCAAGGTCGACTCCACGGTCGCCGACGACCGTACGGTCAGCATCAGCCTCTACAAACAGCGCGGCGCGGGACCCGGGCCGGCGTGA
- a CDS encoding UBP-type zinc finger domain-containing protein — translation MSECAHVSELPRPEPAPLHDTCRECVEAGTHPVQLRLCLVCGHVGCCDSSRLKHATAHYRETGHPVMRSFECAESWRWCFVDGSIV, via the coding sequence ATGAGTGAGTGCGCCCACGTATCCGAATTGCCGCGCCCCGAGCCCGCCCCGCTCCACGACACCTGTCGGGAGTGCGTGGAGGCGGGCACCCATCCCGTGCAGCTGCGTCTCTGCCTCGTCTGCGGGCACGTCGGGTGCTGCGATTCCTCGCGCCTGAAGCACGCCACCGCGCACTACCGGGAGACCGGGCATCCGGTGATGCGCAGCTTCGAATGCGCCGAGAGCTGGCGCTGGTGCTTCGTGGACGGTTCGATCGTCTGA